A genomic segment from Carassius auratus strain Wakin chromosome 25, ASM336829v1, whole genome shotgun sequence encodes:
- the LOC113043566 gene encoding non-muscle caldesmon-like isoform X1: MRRSSSKQGLQNLLRVTAQRSIEDAEEIERERRRRAREAFRNQQSLSGSAGSLQDSVNPPETGLYESEFKPSIPTAVDEDEGFSDWTQKLERRTRSRMAENGSGEQLQQAEKDGNERSRQSDRSSFTTSIQRQQIQDREDEEKRPERRRSAERRTEISPRSEEWHDDSKRRLQEIKPLMENKMKEERKEVKVSYTSQVFLQKDRVPNGNGEAAAEEMTSHLVKTKRSPRTVDVDQIFETKKDVHAGLETELKLEKIRRSHQEKESKEMEQLRQRQAEAELELEELKKKREERRKAREEEERKKEEEEQQKLTKKEEEKRQMKEDIERRRIEAAEKRMKNPTDGDDPFNPLNPMSPTFKITARTESLNQSLKKSNSFKKTQRPVLLPKIDDKLEQYTNAIEISSKDAKLTKSATVDMPSVSAPVASKKNLFEAGEVRSQSSPKGTPLKDTECVKVGVANLINHWVKGSPEGGNRQSPSTPSDVKPGDVLQKKNMWEIIGEGSAGERSGLGGKGSSSGKRYKFVVTGHGKYEKISTDGDHYSVYPNGKTSEFSSDRL, encoded by the exons AGTGACGGCTCAGCGGAGTATCGAAGATGCCGAGGAGATCGAGAGAGAAAGGAGGCGTCGTGCTCGGGAGGCTTTCCGCAATCAACAAAGCCTCTCTGGATCTGCCGGTTCCCTTCAGGACAGTGTGAACCCACCTGAGACCGGCCT CTATGAAAGTGAATTCAAACCTAGCATCCCGACTGCTGTGGATGAGGATGAAGGTTTCAGCGACTGGACCCAAAAGCTGGAACGGAGAACAAGGTCCAGAATGGCTGAGAACGGCAGTGGAGAACAGTTACAACAGGCGGAGAAAGACGGGAATGAGAGATCTAGACAAAGTGACAGAAGCAGCTTCACCACTTCTATACAGCGTCAGCAAATACAGGACAGAGAGGACGAGGAGAAAAGACCAGAGAGGAGGAGGAGCGCCGAGAGACGAACGGAGATCAGTCCGAGGTCGGAGGAATGGCATGACGACAGCAAGAGAAGACTACAGGAAATAAAACCACTGATGGAGAACAAG ATGAAAGAGGAGAGGAAGGAGGTGAAGGTGTCATACACGTCACAAGTATTCCTACAGAAAGACAGAGTGCCTAATGGCAATGGAGAGGCAGCTGcagaggaaatgacatcacaTCTGGTCAAAACCAAAAGATCACCCAG GACTGTTGATGTCGATCAGATCTTCGAGACTAAGAAGGACGTGCACGCTGGTCTGGAGACCGAGCTGAAGCTGGAGAAGATCAGACGTAGTCACCAGGAGAAGGAGAGCAAGGAAATGGAGCAGCTACGGCAGCGTCAAGCCGAGGCTGAGCTGGAGCTGGAGGAActgaagaagaagagagaggaaCGACGCAAGGCTCGTGAAGAGGAGGAGcggaagaaagaggaagaggaacagCAGAAACTAACCAAAAAAGAG GAGGAAAAGAGACAGATGAAGGAAGACATTGAGCGGAGAAGAATAGAAGCAGCGGAGAAGAGAATGAAGAATCCTACAGATGGTGATGATCCATTTAACCCTCTAAACCCAATGAGTCCAACTTTCAAG ATCACAGCGAGAACAGAATCCTTGAATCAATCATTAAAGAAGAG TAACAGTTTCAAGAAGACCCAGAGACCTGTACTTCTGCCCAAGATTGATGACAAACTGGAACAATACACTAATGCAATTGAG ATCTCCTCTAAAGATGCAAAATTGACTAAGTCAGCAACAGTAGACATGCCTAGTGTCTCTGCTCCGGTGGCCTCCAAAAAAAACTTATTCGAAGCAGGAGAGGTCAGGAGTCAAAGCAGCCCGAAAGGAACGCCTTTGAAG GATACAGAATGTGTGAAAGTGGGTGTAGCAAACCTGATCAACCATTGGGTGAAAGGAAGTCCAGAAGGCGGGAACAGACAATCCCCTTCCACACCATCT GACGTTAAACCTGGAGATGTTTTGCAGAAAAAGAACATGTGGGAAATTATTGGAGAAGGTTCTGCAGGAGAGAGGTCAGGACTGGGAGGAAAG ggCTCCTCCTCGGGTAAACGGTACAAGTTTGTTGTGACAGGCCATGGAAAATACGAGAAGATTTCCACTGATGGTGATCATTACAGTGTCTACCCGAATGGAAAAACAA gtGAATTTTCCAGCGATCGCTTGTGA
- the LOC113043566 gene encoding non-muscle caldesmon-like isoform X2: MRRSSSKQGLQNLLRVTAQRSIEDAEEIERERRRRAREAFRNQQSLSGSAGSLQDSVNPPETGLYESEFKPSIPTAVDEDEGFSDWTQKLERRTRSRMAENGSGEQLQQAEKDGNERSRQSDRSSFTTSIQRQQIQDREDEEKRPERRRSAERRTEISPRSEEWHDDSKRRLQEIKPLMENKMKEERKEVKVSYTSQVFLQKDRVPNGNGEAAAEEMTSHLVKTKRSPSRTVDVDQIFETKKDVHAGLETELKLEKIRRSHQEKESKEMEQLRQRQAEAELELEELKKKREERRKAREEEERKKEEEEQQKLTKKEEEKRQMKEDIERRRIEAAEKRMKNPTDGDDPFNPLNPMSPTFKITARTESLNQSLKKSNSFKKTQRPVLLPKIDDKLEQYTNAIEISSKDAKLTKSATVDMPSVSAPVASKKNLFEAGEVRSQSSPKGTPLKDVKPGDVLQKKNMWEIIGEGSAGERSGLGGKGSSSGKRYKFVVTGHGKYEKISTDGDHYSVYPNGKTSEFSSDRL; this comes from the exons AGTGACGGCTCAGCGGAGTATCGAAGATGCCGAGGAGATCGAGAGAGAAAGGAGGCGTCGTGCTCGGGAGGCTTTCCGCAATCAACAAAGCCTCTCTGGATCTGCCGGTTCCCTTCAGGACAGTGTGAACCCACCTGAGACCGGCCT CTATGAAAGTGAATTCAAACCTAGCATCCCGACTGCTGTGGATGAGGATGAAGGTTTCAGCGACTGGACCCAAAAGCTGGAACGGAGAACAAGGTCCAGAATGGCTGAGAACGGCAGTGGAGAACAGTTACAACAGGCGGAGAAAGACGGGAATGAGAGATCTAGACAAAGTGACAGAAGCAGCTTCACCACTTCTATACAGCGTCAGCAAATACAGGACAGAGAGGACGAGGAGAAAAGACCAGAGAGGAGGAGGAGCGCCGAGAGACGAACGGAGATCAGTCCGAGGTCGGAGGAATGGCATGACGACAGCAAGAGAAGACTACAGGAAATAAAACCACTGATGGAGAACAAG ATGAAAGAGGAGAGGAAGGAGGTGAAGGTGTCATACACGTCACAAGTATTCCTACAGAAAGACAGAGTGCCTAATGGCAATGGAGAGGCAGCTGcagaggaaatgacatcacaTCTGGTCAAAACCAAAAGATCACCCAG CAGGACTGTTGATGTCGATCAGATCTTCGAGACTAAGAAGGACGTGCACGCTGGTCTGGAGACCGAGCTGAAGCTGGAGAAGATCAGACGTAGTCACCAGGAGAAGGAGAGCAAGGAAATGGAGCAGCTACGGCAGCGTCAAGCCGAGGCTGAGCTGGAGCTGGAGGAActgaagaagaagagagaggaaCGACGCAAGGCTCGTGAAGAGGAGGAGcggaagaaagaggaagaggaacagCAGAAACTAACCAAAAAAGAG GAGGAAAAGAGACAGATGAAGGAAGACATTGAGCGGAGAAGAATAGAAGCAGCGGAGAAGAGAATGAAGAATCCTACAGATGGTGATGATCCATTTAACCCTCTAAACCCAATGAGTCCAACTTTCAAG ATCACAGCGAGAACAGAATCCTTGAATCAATCATTAAAGAAGAG TAACAGTTTCAAGAAGACCCAGAGACCTGTACTTCTGCCCAAGATTGATGACAAACTGGAACAATACACTAATGCAATTGAG ATCTCCTCTAAAGATGCAAAATTGACTAAGTCAGCAACAGTAGACATGCCTAGTGTCTCTGCTCCGGTGGCCTCCAAAAAAAACTTATTCGAAGCAGGAGAGGTCAGGAGTCAAAGCAGCCCGAAAGGAACGCCTTTGAAG GACGTTAAACCTGGAGATGTTTTGCAGAAAAAGAACATGTGGGAAATTATTGGAGAAGGTTCTGCAGGAGAGAGGTCAGGACTGGGAGGAAAG ggCTCCTCCTCGGGTAAACGGTACAAGTTTGTTGTGACAGGCCATGGAAAATACGAGAAGATTTCCACTGATGGTGATCATTACAGTGTCTACCCGAATGGAAAAACAA gtGAATTTTCCAGCGATCGCTTGTGA
- the LOC113043565 gene encoding proteoglycan 4-like: protein MAVNIGTAAQAGLLSQQYPPPLFPKPGKENVRLQKLLKKTAKKKAAAQASQPSVPFRSSLSPVNEASPDLEHSDHSTPPKTPETPYYIGTVHPRFNVRPLYQHVSSPYPHHREFTYGKTARFSPQPYAAPQRLSPAFTYTASPVPGLDTHEPVPVTILQTSKRVEVSSNLTTHVTSKSPSPQPATLNVSRTAKPLFEVPQITNYTAKSVGVRTPHASPTRSKTPTAELLRGPTPTFEVRRIVTPTSEIRRDRTPTREIRRVTTPTFEVKRVTTPTSEIKKSQTPISEVKKETIPSSEMNRVSTAASEMKQNATLTPETKCGTTPTLTAKGATTPTRVKTPTFDFIPTKIPSGHPKTPSNHVLRVRVPVIEISRPNPLLFAVSPVHMEGRRSKTPTSSLTGPHDEMHKISDQVNDTSHSEILQNGDTDVKTTEPLREKLDKATENLSELESSKNKIQESQNEEPKPKTPTTPKIEPAQPALSAGYQKTLSTVPSFAGQRPKTPTAPKSKPTYYGLTPSEYVAHGGIKSYTPSFSISTPAALPSAETTHLPKQEPVVPQPGANVTLMNDKSEVERKENVEVPPPQAGVVVVAPPPEVSKLVSEPEANSIRDIPKSTVPELKATNSDVKIPTIVVSVADTLPSEAKAEPISTVKPRVRTPTYGSPRLSQMTPTPPIVKVTPKSDSKAVLLSDKDVGKPALPKVSEGKVNAETTKVTEKPTEAKMSLLEKIKKQKIEAASSEKTPEKGEVTDVVKPLAKPKEDQKNLETKDNEPEKVETKASSQQEIRSAVEKEEVEEGSSLTAEPLLKVMQKPKGMKSKLSGWSRLKKHMVVEAEEPKFPEAEPASNKDVPASTDQNVSEMQNKSEAEATPTDSQDSRDSPRAAKMWDAVLFQMFSTKENIMQQIEANKTEEQKKMESEQKMPKEIPTFAHRLPVLLYSPRFDARRLREATSRPATKIATVFEMGLIGRKNKEEEPKDFNRTAKGFSTS from the coding sequence ATGGCTGTCAATATTGGCACTGCTGCCCAGGCAGGCCTGCTTTCCCAGCAGTACCCCCCACCTTTGTTTCCCAAACCTGGGAAAGAAAATGTCCGGCTCCAAAAACTACTCAAAAAGACAGCAAAGAAAAAAGCTGCAGCCCAGGCCTCCCAACCGTCGGTCCCCTTCCGCTCAAGCCTCTCTCCAGTAAATGAAGCAAGCCCTGACCTGGAGCACAGTGATCACTCAACTCCTCCTAAGACTCCAGAGACACCTTACTACATTGGCACGGTACACCCACGCTTCAACGTCCGACCACTGTATCAGCATGTGTCGTCTCCTTATCCTCATCACAGAGAATTCACTTATGGCAAGACGGCAAGGTTTTCACCACAACCATATGCAGCTCCCCAACGCCTGTCTCCAGCATTTACATACACAGCCTCACCAGTACCAGGACTTGATACACATGAACCTGTTCCAGTCACCATTCTACAAACTTCAAAAAGAGTGGAAGTCAGCTCAAATCTTACCACTCATGTAACCTCGAAATCTCCAAGCCCTCAGCCTGCCACTTTAAATGTTTCTAGAACAGCAAAACCATTGTTTGAAGTTCCTCAAATCACCAATTACACAGCAAAGTCAGTAGGTGTGAGAACACCTCATGCATCGCCAACAAGGAGTAAAACACCCACTGCAGAGTTACTGAGAGGCCCGACGCCAACATTTGAGGTTAGAAGGATAGTGACACCAACATCTGAAATAAGAAGAGACAGAACACCAACCAGAGAGATCAGAAGGGTTACAACACCAACATTTGAAGTCAAGAGGGTTACAACCCCAACTTCAGAAATTAAGAAAAGCCAAACTCCAATTTCTGAAGTCAAGAAAGAGACAATTCCATCTTCTGAAATGAATAGGGTCAGTACTGCTGCTTCAGAGATGAAACAAAATGCAACACTGACTCCTGAGACAAAATGTGGCACAACTCCAACGCTGACGGCAAAGGGGGCTACAACACCAACAAGAGTAAAGACGCCAACATTTGACTTTATTCCAACAAAAATACCTTCAGGGCATCCCAAGACACCTTCAAATCATGTGTTACGTGTTAGAGTACCTGTGATTGAGATTTCAAGACCAAATCCTCTTTTATTTGCTGTGTCTCCTGTGCACATGGAGGGCAGAAGATCCAAAACCCCAACCTCAAGTTTGACAGGTCCACATgatgaaatgcataaaatatcagatcagGTGAATGACACCAGTCATtcagaaatattacaaaatggGGACACAGATGTCAAAACAACTGAACCATTACGAGAAAAGCTTGATAAGGCCACAGAAAACCTGTCAGAACTTGAGTCATCAAAGAACAAAATTCAGGAAAGCCAAAATGAGGAGCCAAAGCCTAAAACCCCAACAACACCCAAGATTGAACCTGCACAGCCTGCTTTATCAGCTGGGTATCAAAAAACGTTATCTACAGTCCCTTCATTTGCAGGTCAAAGACCCAAAACACCAACAGCACCTAAATCCAAACCAACATATTATGGATTGACTCCTTCTGAATATGTTGCCCATGGAGGAATAAAGAGTTACACGCCCAGTTTTAGCATTTCTACACCAGCTGCACTACCAAGTGCAGAGACAACTCATCTTCCAAAACAGGAACCAGTAGTACCTCAACCTGGTGCAAATGTGACCTTGATGAATGACAAGTCTGAGGTAGAGCGTAAAGAAAACGTTGAAGTCCCGCCACCTCAGGCTGGTGTTGTTGTGGTGGCTCCACCTCCAGAGGTTTCGAAGTTAGTATCTGAGCCGGAAGCAAACTCTATAAGGGACATTCCCAAGTCAACTGTGCCAGAATTAAAAGCAACAAATTCTGATGTTAAAATTCCAACTATTGTGGTATCTGTAGCTGACACACTACCATCAGAAGCAAAAGCAGAACCAATAAGTACAGTGAAACCAAGAGTCAGAACTCCAACCTATGGATCTCCCAGACTTTCCCAAATGACACCGACCCCTCCCATTGTGAAGGTAACTCCGAAATCTGATAGTAAGGCTGTGCTGTTATCTGACAAAGATGTGGGAAAGCCAGCTCTTCCAAAGGTGTCAGAAGGTAAAGTTAATGCTGAAACAACCAAAGTAACAGAGAAGCCAACAGAGGCAAAAATGTCTTTGTTAGAGAAAATTAAGAAGCAGAAGATTGAAGCTGCTTCTTCTGAAAAAACTCCTGAAAAAGGAGAGGTTACAGATGTGGTTAAGCCACTGGCTAAACCAAAAGAAGACCAAAAGAACCTTGAAACAAAGGACAATGAACCTGAAAAGGTTGAGACAAAAGCTAGCTCACAACAGGAGATCAGGTCTGCAGTGGAAAAGGAGGAGGTTGAGGAAGGTTCCTCCCTAACTGCAGAGCCTCTCCTAAAGGTGATGCAGAAACCAAAAGGCATGAAGTCAAAACTCAGTGGCTGGTCTCGCCTTAAGAAACACATGGTGGTTGAAGCAGAGGAGCCCAAGTTTCCAGAGGCAGAGCCTGCATCAAACAAAGATGTCCCTGCCAGCACTGATCAAAATGTAAGTGAAATGCAAAATAAGTCTGAAGCCGAAGCTACGCCTACAGACAGCCAGGACAGTAGAGACTCCCCAAGGGCAGCCAAAATGTGGGATGCTGTCCTCTTCCAAATGTTCTCCACTAAAGAGAATATAATGCAACAAATTGAAGCCAATAAAACCGAGGAGCAAAAGAAGATGgagtcagaacagaaaatgccAAAAGAGATTCCCACATTTGCGCATCGTTTGCCAGTTCTCCTATACAGCCCGCGGTTTGATGCCAGACGACTAAGAGAGGCAACTTCGCGTCCAGCAACAAAGATTGCAACAGTTTTTGAAATGGGACTCATAGGCCGCAAAAATAAAGAGGAAGAACCAAAAGACTTTAATAGAACAGCCAAAGGCTTCAGTACTTCTTAA
- the tnnt3a gene encoding troponin T type 3a (skeletal, fast) isoform X2 translates to MSDTEEVEHFEEEKPKFKPSAPKIPDGEKVDFDDIQKKRHNKDTLELQGLIDTHFEQRKKEEQELIALKERMEKRRAERAEQQRIRTEKDKERQARREEERRRKEEEDAKKKAEEDAKKKSALSGMGSNYSSHLQKADAKKGGKKQTEREKKKKILADRRKPLNVDHLNEDKLRDKALELFEWIKTLEAEKFEHMERLKRQKYEVTTLRRRVEELSKFSKKGAAARRRK, encoded by the exons ATGTCAGACACAGAGGAAGT CGAGCATTTTGAGG AAGAGAAGCCAAAGTTCAA GCCTTCGGCACCTAAGATCCCAGATGGTGAGAAAGTGGACTTTGAT GACATTCAGAAGAAACGTCACAACAAGGATACTCTTGAGCTGCAGGGCCTCATCGATACTCACTTCGAGCAGAGGAAGAAGGAGGAGCAGGAACTGATCGCCCTCAAGGAGAGAATG GAGAAGCGCAGAGCTGAGAGGGCCGAGCAGCAGAGGATCCGAACTGAAAAGGATAAGGAGCGCCAGGCCAGACGTGAG GAGGAGAGGCGAaggaaagaggaggaggatgCCAAGAAGAAGGCAGAGGAGGACGCAAAGAAGAAGTCAGCTCTGTCTGGTATGGGCTCCAACTACAGCAGCCATCTGCAGAAG GCCGACGCCAAGAAAGGTGGCAagaaacaaacagagagagagaagaagaaaaagatccTGGCTGACAGACGCAAACCACTCAACGTCGACCATCTCAACGAGGACAAACTGAG GGACAAAGCACTGGAGCTGTTTGAATGGATTAAGACCCTGGAGGCTGAGAAGTTTGAGCACATGGAGAGGCTGAAGAGACAGAAGTATGAG GTCACTACACTGCGCAGGAGAGTGGAGGAGCTCAGCAAATT CAGCAAGAAGGGCGCCGCCGCTCGTCGCAGAAAGTAA
- the tnnt3a gene encoding troponin T type 3a (skeletal, fast) isoform X1 yields the protein MSDTEEVEHFEGEEEKPKFKPSAPKIPDGEKVDFDDIQKKRHNKDTLELQGLIDTHFEQRKKEEQELIALKERMEKRRAERAEQQRIRTEKDKERQARREEERRRKEEEDAKKKAEEDAKKKSALSGMGSNYSSHLQKADAKKGGKKQTEREKKKKILADRRKPLNVDHLNEDKLRDKALELFEWIKTLEAEKFEHMERLKRQKYEVTTLRRRVEELSKFSKKGAAARRRK from the exons ATGTCAGACACAGAGGAAGT CGAGCATTTTGAGG GGGAAG AAGAGAAGCCAAAGTTCAA GCCTTCGGCACCTAAGATCCCAGATGGTGAGAAAGTGGACTTTGAT GACATTCAGAAGAAACGTCACAACAAGGATACTCTTGAGCTGCAGGGCCTCATCGATACTCACTTCGAGCAGAGGAAGAAGGAGGAGCAGGAACTGATCGCCCTCAAGGAGAGAATG GAGAAGCGCAGAGCTGAGAGGGCCGAGCAGCAGAGGATCCGAACTGAAAAGGATAAGGAGCGCCAGGCCAGACGTGAG GAGGAGAGGCGAaggaaagaggaggaggatgCCAAGAAGAAGGCAGAGGAGGACGCAAAGAAGAAGTCAGCTCTGTCTGGTATGGGCTCCAACTACAGCAGCCATCTGCAGAAG GCCGACGCCAAGAAAGGTGGCAagaaacaaacagagagagagaagaagaaaaagatccTGGCTGACAGACGCAAACCACTCAACGTCGACCATCTCAACGAGGACAAACTGAG GGACAAAGCACTGGAGCTGTTTGAATGGATTAAGACCCTGGAGGCTGAGAAGTTTGAGCACATGGAGAGGCTGAAGAGACAGAAGTATGAG GTCACTACACTGCGCAGGAGAGTGGAGGAGCTCAGCAAATT CAGCAAGAAGGGCGCCGCCGCTCGTCGCAGAAAGTAA
- the LOC113043569 gene encoding myoblast determination protein 1 homolog → MELSDIPFPIPSADDFYDDPCFNTNDMHFFEDLDPRLVHVSLLKPDEHHLEDEHVRAPSGHHQAGRCLLWACKACKRKTTNADRRKAATMRERRRLSKVNDAFETLKRCTSTNPNQRLPKVEILRNAISYIESLQALLRGQEENYYPVLEHYSGDSDASSPRSNCSDGMMDFMGPTCQSRRRSRYDSSYFSDAPNADARNTKSSVVSSLDCLSSIVERISTETPACPVLSVPEGHEGSPCSPQEGSVLSETGAPAPSPTNCPQQQAQDPVYQVL, encoded by the exons ATGGAGTTGTCGGATATTCCTTTCCCCATCCCGTCAGCTGATGATTTCTACGACGACCCTTGCTTCAACACTAATGACATGCACTTCTTTGAAGACCTGGACCCGAGGCTCGTCCACGTGAGCCTGCTGAAGCCCGACGAGCATCACCTCGAGGACGAGCACGTGAGGGCGCCCAGCGGGCATCACCAGGCCGGCAGGTGCCTGCTGTGGGCATGCAAAGCCTGCAAGAGAAAAACCACCAACGCGGACCGCCGCAAAGCCGCCACCATGAGGGAGAGGAGAAGACTGAGCAAAGTCAACGACGCCTTCGAGACCCTCAAGAGATGCACGTCCACCAACCCCAACCAGAGGCTGCCCAAAGTGGAGATCCTGAGAAACGCCATCAGTTACATCGAGTCTCTGCAGGCGCTGCTCAGAGGACAAGAGGAAAACTACTACCCCGTCCTGGAACATTACAGCGGAGACTCCGACGCGTCCAGCCCGAGATCCAACTGCTCGGACGGCATG ATGGATTTCATGGGTCCTACATGTCAGTCGAGAAGACGGAGCAGATATGACAGCTCTTACTTCAGCGATGCTCCAAACG CTGACGCACGGAATACTAAAAGCTCGGTGGTGTCGAGTTTGGATTGTCTGTCCAGCATCGTGGAGCGCATCTCCACAGAGACCCCCGCGTGCCCCGTGCTGTCGGTACCGGAGGGGCACGAGGGGAGCCCGTGTTCTCCGCAGGAGGGGTCTGTCCTGAGTGAGACCGGGGCCCCCGCACCGTCCCCGACCAACTGCCCTCAACAGCAGGCTCAGGACCCCGTCTATCAAGTGCTTTAA